The nucleotide sequence ACGACGTTCTTCAACTTTCAAAATAGGTCCTTAAGGGACCCATCATCTACCTCTGTGTCCACTACATCAATGACGGACACCACTTGTAGTttcatgggttgtttcttggtCTTACATACTTGAAAGGATACTTCATCACTTTGgacccaaaattttatttctcttcgCTCCATATTAACAATCGTTCTTCTGGTTGCAAGAAAAGGTCTCCCAAGAATAATTTCACAACCAAGCACAACGAAGTCCACCAGTAGAATAAAGCGATCCACATTCACCAAGACATCAAATAAAACTCCAACTGGTCTTTTGATAGACCGGTCCATAATCAATAGCCTCATTGTTGTTGGTGTAGGAGTTCCCCAACAAAGTATCTGATATATTGAATAGGGCATGAGATTGATGTTTGCATTAAGTCCACACAAGGATTTCTTAAACTTATGTGTCCTTATGGTGAAAGGGATTGTAAATGCCTCGAGATCCTCCTTCTTTTCCACTATAGCTTTAGTCATGATAGTGCTATACCCGTGGGTAACTTTAATGGTTTTTCCATCAACCAGACGTTTCTTTGACATCAACTTCTTCATTAGCTTAGCATATCCCAAAATCTCTTGAATGGCCTCTAACAATGGGATATTAATTGAAAGATTGCTAAGCTTTGAAAGGAACATCTTGAATTTGACATTATCTTGCTACTTTTTTAGTCTTTGAGGGAATGGAGGAGCAACCTTCATGGTAGACAATGGATCACTTTTTGGTTCATCATTCTCAACTACCTGAAGATCTCCCTCTTCATCAACCATTTCGTCCATTATCATTTGTTCTTTTACATCCCTCTTCTTGAGATTTTGGAGCCTTCTTATTTGAATCAACCACATGCTTCTTCTTCACGTTTATTTGTTCAACATTTATCTCTTTTCAAGTTCACCCACATGACCACCGAGAATTTTGTCACTCTTAGTGATGACTGCCAATACTTGAGCATTATTTTTGATTCACAATGATATTACTAGAAAGACCTCCTTTTTCTCTAGCATTAAGTTGATTAGAGATTTGGCCAATTTGAGTCTCCAATTATTTGATTGAGGCAGAACGTGATATAACCGTTtagttgattttcaaaaatttgcCTTTTAATTCTCAGACCATTTTGTATGTTCCCTCCAGTCTCATCAAGATTCTTGCTAACACATCCTCGGTCTTGAATTTTTTAGGATCAATAGGGTTTGTCTGTTTGCTCTTTACTCTATCATGGGGGGCACATATCTATCATACTCCTTTT is from Capsicum annuum cultivar UCD-10X-F1 chromosome 5, UCD10Xv1.1, whole genome shotgun sequence and encodes:
- the LOC107871762 gene encoding uncharacterized protein LOC107871762 encodes the protein MDEMVDEEGDLQVVENDEPKSDPLSTMKLSNLSINIPLLEAIQEILGYAKLMKKLMSKKRLVDGKTIKVTHGYSTIMTKAIVEKKEDLEAFTIPFTIRTHKFKKSLCGLNANINLMPYSIYQILCWGTPTPTTMRLLIMDRSIKRPVGVLFDVLVNVDRFILLVDFVVLGCEIILGRPFLATRRTIVNMERREIKFWVQSDEVSFQVCKTKKQPMKLQVVSVIDVVDTEVDDGSLKDLF